The following proteins come from a genomic window of Pararhodobacter sp.:
- a CDS encoding ABC transporter ATP-binding protein produces the protein MSDPVLSLEGIVKTYAGGAGGSVDVLAGASMSLHKGEVVALVAPSGAGKSTLLHIAGLLDAPNAGRVVIDGADMTQLGDDTRTAVRRAQVGFVYQFHHLLPEFSALENVMLPQLANGVSRRDARARAEDLLARVGLSKRGTHRPAELSGGEQQRVAFCRAMANAPHILLADEPTGNLDPGTSDQVFGVLMDLVRETGLSALIATHNLELAARMDRVLRLDAGRIATPRD, from the coding sequence ATGAGTGATCCGGTTCTGTCACTTGAAGGGATTGTCAAAACCTATGCCGGCGGGGCAGGTGGGTCGGTGGATGTGCTGGCCGGGGCCTCGATGTCGCTGCACAAGGGCGAGGTTGTGGCGCTGGTGGCCCCGTCGGGCGCGGGCAAGTCGACGCTGTTGCATATCGCCGGATTGCTGGACGCGCCCAACGCCGGGCGGGTGGTGATCGACGGCGCGGACATGACGCAGCTGGGCGACGACACGCGCACCGCCGTGCGCCGTGCCCAGGTTGGGTTTGTTTATCAATTCCACCATTTGCTGCCGGAATTCTCGGCGTTGGAGAATGTCATGCTGCCGCAATTGGCCAATGGCGTGTCCCGCCGCGACGCCAGGGCGCGGGCCGAGGATCTGTTGGCGCGCGTCGGCCTGAGCAAACGTGGCACGCACCGCCCGGCGGAACTGTCGGGTGGCGAGCAGCAACGTGTCGCCTTTTGCCGCGCGATGGCGAATGCGCCGCATATCCTGCTGGCCGATGAGCCGACCGGCAATCTGGACCCGGGAACCTCGGATCAGGTGTTCGGGGTGCTGATGGATCTGGTGCGCGAAACCGGCCTGTCGGCGCTGATTGCCACGCATAATCTGGAGCTTGCGGCGCGGATGGACCGGGTTTTGCGGCTGGATGCGGGCAGAATTGCCACGCCTCGGGATTGA
- a CDS encoding L,D-transpeptidase, whose translation MSRFLKGAVAALLLLLPLSGAQASTIVARVSVDTQTMHVYIDGQLRYEWPVSTARSGKYTPRGEWSPQWLSRWHRSSLYGNAPMPFAIFYDGDYAIHATDAISRLGRPASAGCVRLHPDNASLLFAMVQEQGMDSMRVVVVD comes from the coding sequence ATGTCTCGCTTTTTGAAGGGCGCCGTTGCGGCGCTATTGCTCTTGCTGCCACTTTCGGGCGCACAGGCCAGCACCATTGTGGCGCGCGTCAGTGTCGATACGCAGACCATGCATGTCTATATCGACGGCCAGTTGCGCTATGAATGGCCGGTGTCGACGGCGCGTTCGGGCAAATACACGCCGCGCGGTGAGTGGTCGCCGCAGTGGTTGTCGCGCTGGCACCGCTCCAGCCTCTATGGCAATGCGCCGATGCCCTTCGCGATCTTCTATGACGGCGACTATGCAATCCATGCCACGGACGCGATCAGCCGGCTGGGACGCCCGGCCAGTGCGGGCTGCGTGCGTCTGCATCCCGACAACGCCTCGTTGCTGTTTGCGATGGTGCAAGAGCAGGGCATGGACAGCATGCGCGTCGTTGTCGTCGATTGA
- the nrdR gene encoding transcriptional regulator NrdR, whose amino-acid sequence MRCPFCGNVDTQVKNSRPAEDHVSIRRRRFCPACGGRFTTYERVQLRDLVVVKSSGKREPFDRDKLERSIRISMQKRPVEPERIEQMISGIVRRLESMGETDIPSAAIGEIVMETLARIDTVAYVRFASVYKNFQAADDFDKFVSELRPPVVDEE is encoded by the coding sequence ATGCGCTGTCCGTTTTGCGGAAATGTCGATACTCAGGTGAAAAATTCTCGCCCGGCCGAGGACCATGTCTCCATCCGGCGGCGGCGTTTTTGTCCGGCCTGTGGTGGTCGCTTTACCACCTATGAACGTGTGCAGTTGCGCGATCTGGTGGTGGTGAAATCCTCGGGCAAACGCGAACCGTTCGACCGCGACAAATTGGAGCGCTCGATCCGTATCTCGATGCAGAAACGTCCGGTGGAGCCCGAGCGCATCGAGCAGATGATCTCGGGCATCGTGCGGCGTCTGGAAAGCATGGGCGAGACCGACATTCCCAGTGCCGCGATCGGCGAGATCGTGATGGAAACGCTGGCCCGGATCGACACCGTCGCCTATGTGCGCTTTGCCAGTGTTTACAAGAACTTCCAGGCGGCGGATGATTTCGACAAATTCGTCTCGGAACTGCGGCCGCCGGTGGTGGACGAGGAATAG